One segment of Candidatus Arsenophonus lipoptenae DNA contains the following:
- the thiQ gene encoding thiamine ABC transporter ATP-binding protein ThiQ: MIKLDNLIYSYNKVRMQFDFQVSKAEKVVILGPSGAGKSTLLYLIAGFKFSQSGKILLDGKNHTTSLPEKRPVSILFQENNLFHHLTVWQNIALGIAPNLHLDRAQQVAVNNIIEQVSLNNCIQCLPSQISGGQRQRTALARCLIRKKPILLLDEPFSALDPVLRNEMLTLLKQVCDKHQLTLLMVSHNLEDTKKIAIRAILIAEEKIAYDGQLDNLINGLTQESILLGITPR; the protein is encoded by the coding sequence ATGATTAAATTAGATAACCTTATTTATTCTTATAATAAAGTAAGAATGCAATTTGATTTTCAAGTAAGTAAAGCAGAAAAGGTTGTAATATTAGGACCTAGTGGTGCAGGAAAAAGTACTTTACTATATTTAATTGCTGGATTTAAGTTTTCACAAAGTGGAAAAATTTTATTGGATGGGAAAAATCATACTACTTCATTACCTGAAAAACGACCGGTTTCAATACTTTTTCAGGAAAATAATCTTTTCCATCATCTAACAGTTTGGCAAAATATTGCTTTAGGTATTGCACCAAATTTACATTTAGATCGAGCTCAACAAGTTGCAGTAAATAATATTATAGAACAAGTTTCATTAAATAATTGTATTCAATGCTTACCTTCTCAAATATCAGGTGGGCAGCGTCAACGTACTGCTTTAGCACGTTGTTTAATTAGAAAAAAACCAATTTTATTATTAGATGAACCATTTTCTGCCCTTGATCCAGTATTACGTAATGAAATGTTAACCTTACTTAAACAGGTATGTGATAAACATCAATTAACACTATTAATGGTATCACATAATCTAGAAGATACTAAAAAAATTGCAATTCGTGCAATATTAATTGCAGAAGAAAAAATTGCTTATGATGGTCAATTAGATAATTTGATAAATGGATTAACGCAAGAAAGCATTTTATTAGGTATAACTCCTCGTTAA